The following coding sequences lie in one Prionailurus viverrinus isolate Anna chromosome X, UM_Priviv_1.0, whole genome shotgun sequence genomic window:
- the RAI2 gene encoding retinoic acid-induced protein 2 isoform X1, whose product MDDLQSQNLSMDMTDSSPALANNRLENGMAQLITTEAWNINSTDLVKKALVTVPAPSILNPPAESQGGMALKVAATVLQPLCLGESPVVMPIHMQVEGSPAPELNPNGHAAYVMTTQGPVQLPVVLEQHVFQHLNSPLVLPQEAPCSSSAIHNNLFQGAEDPEARPQLLDLRIPSRPQEPTLPFEAVLQNLFPSQGALGPPPCQPPPGYAPVPPQPFNSPLSPLVPPATLLVPYPVIVPLPVPVPIPIPIPVPQSPESKLSSGFPKPPSSFGLHPFKGTPSPLEKEELKPFDILQPREYFQLSRHTVIKMGSENEALDLSMKSVPWLKAGEASPPICQEDTVLDLSLAAHRKSEPPVETLYDSSSSVDSPGHAGGMEVPFAPATAHGASAVMDSHVGGSNPAQLPGQPVQPSGEVKAENPMEIVSESQAAKVIVSVEDAVPAIFCGKIKGLSGVSTKNFSFKREDSVLQGYDINSQGEEPMGSTEPLRKPVKNRSIKLKKVNSQEIHMLPIKKQRLATFFPRK is encoded by the coding sequence ATGGACGATCTGCAGTCCCAGAACCTCTCCATGGACATGACTGACTCCTCTCCCGCCTTGGCCAATAACAGACTGGAGAATGGCATGGCCCAGCTGATCACCACTGAGGCCTGGAACATCAACTCCACCGACCTGGTAAAGAAGGCCCTGGTGACCGTGCCGGCCCCATCCATCCTGAACCCCCCAGCCGAGTCTCAGGGCGGCATGGCTCTGAAGGTGGCGGCCACTGTGCTGCAGCCCCTGTGCCTCGGGGAGAGCCCGGTGGTGATGCCCATTCACATGCAGGTGGAGGGAAGCCCTGCGCCCGAGCTCAACCCTAACGGCCACGCGGCCTATGTCATGACCACGCAGGGCCCCGTGCAGCTGCCGGTGGTGCTGGAGCAGCACGTCTTCCAGCACCTCAACTCCCCTCTGGTCCTGCCGCAGGAGGCCCCGTGCTCCTCCAGTGCTATCCACAACAACCTGTTCCAGGGAGCCGAGGACCCCGAGGCTCGACCGCAGCTCCTGGACCTGCGGATCCCCAGCCGGCCACAGGAGCCCACGTTGCCGTTTGAAGCTGTGCTCCAGAATTTGTTCCCCTCACAGGGCGCTCTCGGCCCCCCACCCTGTCAGCCTCCTCCTGGATACGCGCCTGTGCCCCCCCAGCCCTTTAACTCCCCCCTGTCCCCGCTGGTCCCTCCGGCCACCCTCCTGGTACCCTACCCTGTGATCGTCCCCTTGCCCGTGCCcgtccccatccccatccccatccctgtGCCTCAGAGTCCCGAATCCAAGCTCAGCTCCGGTTTCCCCAAGCCGCCATCTTCCTTCGGCCTACACCCCTTCAAAGGCACCCCTAGCCCTCTGGAGAAGGAGGAACTGAAGCCCTTCGATATCCTGCAGCCGAGGGAGTACTTCCAGCTTAGCCGCCACACGGTCATCAAGATGGGGAGTGAGAACGAGGCCCTGGATCTGTCCATGAAGTCGGTGCCCTGGCTTAAGGCTGGCGAAGCCAGTCCCCCCATCTGCCAGGAAGATACGGTCCTGGACCTGTCGCTGGCAGCCCACCGAAAATCTGAGCCTCCCGTTGAGACACTGTATGACAGCAGCAGCTCAGTGGACAGCCCAGGTCACGCCGGCGGCATGGAAGTGCCCTTTGCCCCTGCCACAGCACACGGGGCCTCGGCTGTGATGGATAGCCATGTGGGCGGCAGTAACCCCGCCCAGCTGCCCGGCCAGCCCGTCCAGCCCAGCGGTGAGGTCAAGGCTGAAAATCCCATGGAGATCGTGAGCGAGTCCCAGGCCGCCAAGGTTATCGTCTCGGTGGAAGACGCCGTGCCTGCCATCTTCTGCGGCAAGATCAAAGGCCTCTCGGGCGTGTCCACCAAAAACTTCTCCTTCAAAAGAGAAGACTCCGTGCTTCAGGGCTATGACATCAATAGCCAAGGAGAAGAGCCCATGGGAAGCACAGAGCCCCTTAGGAAACCCGTCAAAAACAGGAGCATAAAGTTAAAGAAAGTGAACTCCCAGGAAATACACATGCTCCCGATCAAAAAACAACGGCTGGCCACCTTTTTTCCAAGAAAGTAa
- the RAI2 gene encoding retinoic acid-induced protein 2 isoform X2 — protein MDDLQSQNLSMDMTDSSPALANNRLENGMAQLITTEAWNINSTDLGPVQLPVVLEQHVFQHLNSPLVLPQEAPCSSSAIHNNLFQGAEDPEARPQLLDLRIPSRPQEPTLPFEAVLQNLFPSQGALGPPPCQPPPGYAPVPPQPFNSPLSPLVPPATLLVPYPVIVPLPVPVPIPIPIPVPQSPESKLSSGFPKPPSSFGLHPFKGTPSPLEKEELKPFDILQPREYFQLSRHTVIKMGSENEALDLSMKSVPWLKAGEASPPICQEDTVLDLSLAAHRKSEPPVETLYDSSSSVDSPGHAGGMEVPFAPATAHGASAVMDSHVGGSNPAQLPGQPVQPSGEVKAENPMEIVSESQAAKVIVSVEDAVPAIFCGKIKGLSGVSTKNFSFKREDSVLQGYDINSQGEEPMGSTEPLRKPVKNRSIKLKKVNSQEIHMLPIKKQRLATFFPRK, from the exons ATGGACGATCTGCAGTCCCAGAACCTCTCCATGGACATGACTGACTCCTCTCCCGCCTTGGCCAATAACAGACTGGAGAATGGCATGGCCCAGCTGATCACCACTGAGGCCTGGAACATCAACTCCACCGACCTG GGCCCCGTGCAGCTGCCGGTGGTGCTGGAGCAGCACGTCTTCCAGCACCTCAACTCCCCTCTGGTCCTGCCGCAGGAGGCCCCGTGCTCCTCCAGTGCTATCCACAACAACCTGTTCCAGGGAGCCGAGGACCCCGAGGCTCGACCGCAGCTCCTGGACCTGCGGATCCCCAGCCGGCCACAGGAGCCCACGTTGCCGTTTGAAGCTGTGCTCCAGAATTTGTTCCCCTCACAGGGCGCTCTCGGCCCCCCACCCTGTCAGCCTCCTCCTGGATACGCGCCTGTGCCCCCCCAGCCCTTTAACTCCCCCCTGTCCCCGCTGGTCCCTCCGGCCACCCTCCTGGTACCCTACCCTGTGATCGTCCCCTTGCCCGTGCCcgtccccatccccatccccatccctgtGCCTCAGAGTCCCGAATCCAAGCTCAGCTCCGGTTTCCCCAAGCCGCCATCTTCCTTCGGCCTACACCCCTTCAAAGGCACCCCTAGCCCTCTGGAGAAGGAGGAACTGAAGCCCTTCGATATCCTGCAGCCGAGGGAGTACTTCCAGCTTAGCCGCCACACGGTCATCAAGATGGGGAGTGAGAACGAGGCCCTGGATCTGTCCATGAAGTCGGTGCCCTGGCTTAAGGCTGGCGAAGCCAGTCCCCCCATCTGCCAGGAAGATACGGTCCTGGACCTGTCGCTGGCAGCCCACCGAAAATCTGAGCCTCCCGTTGAGACACTGTATGACAGCAGCAGCTCAGTGGACAGCCCAGGTCACGCCGGCGGCATGGAAGTGCCCTTTGCCCCTGCCACAGCACACGGGGCCTCGGCTGTGATGGATAGCCATGTGGGCGGCAGTAACCCCGCCCAGCTGCCCGGCCAGCCCGTCCAGCCCAGCGGTGAGGTCAAGGCTGAAAATCCCATGGAGATCGTGAGCGAGTCCCAGGCCGCCAAGGTTATCGTCTCGGTGGAAGACGCCGTGCCTGCCATCTTCTGCGGCAAGATCAAAGGCCTCTCGGGCGTGTCCACCAAAAACTTCTCCTTCAAAAGAGAAGACTCCGTGCTTCAGGGCTATGACATCAATAGCCAAGGAGAAGAGCCCATGGGAAGCACAGAGCCCCTTAGGAAACCCGTCAAAAACAGGAGCATAAAGTTAAAGAAAGTGAACTCCCAGGAAATACACATGCTCCCGATCAAAAAACAACGGCTGGCCACCTTTTTTCCAAGAAAGTAa
- the RAI2 gene encoding retinoic acid-induced protein 2 isoform X3, whose product MDDLQSQNLSMDMTDSSPALANNRLENGMAQLITTEAWNINSTDLEAPCSSSAIHNNLFQGAEDPEARPQLLDLRIPSRPQEPTLPFEAVLQNLFPSQGALGPPPCQPPPGYAPVPPQPFNSPLSPLVPPATLLVPYPVIVPLPVPVPIPIPIPVPQSPESKLSSGFPKPPSSFGLHPFKGTPSPLEKEELKPFDILQPREYFQLSRHTVIKMGSENEALDLSMKSVPWLKAGEASPPICQEDTVLDLSLAAHRKSEPPVETLYDSSSSVDSPGHAGGMEVPFAPATAHGASAVMDSHVGGSNPAQLPGQPVQPSGEVKAENPMEIVSESQAAKVIVSVEDAVPAIFCGKIKGLSGVSTKNFSFKREDSVLQGYDINSQGEEPMGSTEPLRKPVKNRSIKLKKVNSQEIHMLPIKKQRLATFFPRK is encoded by the exons ATGGACGATCTGCAGTCCCAGAACCTCTCCATGGACATGACTGACTCCTCTCCCGCCTTGGCCAATAACAGACTGGAGAATGGCATGGCCCAGCTGATCACCACTGAGGCCTGGAACATCAACTCCACCGACCTG GAGGCCCCGTGCTCCTCCAGTGCTATCCACAACAACCTGTTCCAGGGAGCCGAGGACCCCGAGGCTCGACCGCAGCTCCTGGACCTGCGGATCCCCAGCCGGCCACAGGAGCCCACGTTGCCGTTTGAAGCTGTGCTCCAGAATTTGTTCCCCTCACAGGGCGCTCTCGGCCCCCCACCCTGTCAGCCTCCTCCTGGATACGCGCCTGTGCCCCCCCAGCCCTTTAACTCCCCCCTGTCCCCGCTGGTCCCTCCGGCCACCCTCCTGGTACCCTACCCTGTGATCGTCCCCTTGCCCGTGCCcgtccccatccccatccccatccctgtGCCTCAGAGTCCCGAATCCAAGCTCAGCTCCGGTTTCCCCAAGCCGCCATCTTCCTTCGGCCTACACCCCTTCAAAGGCACCCCTAGCCCTCTGGAGAAGGAGGAACTGAAGCCCTTCGATATCCTGCAGCCGAGGGAGTACTTCCAGCTTAGCCGCCACACGGTCATCAAGATGGGGAGTGAGAACGAGGCCCTGGATCTGTCCATGAAGTCGGTGCCCTGGCTTAAGGCTGGCGAAGCCAGTCCCCCCATCTGCCAGGAAGATACGGTCCTGGACCTGTCGCTGGCAGCCCACCGAAAATCTGAGCCTCCCGTTGAGACACTGTATGACAGCAGCAGCTCAGTGGACAGCCCAGGTCACGCCGGCGGCATGGAAGTGCCCTTTGCCCCTGCCACAGCACACGGGGCCTCGGCTGTGATGGATAGCCATGTGGGCGGCAGTAACCCCGCCCAGCTGCCCGGCCAGCCCGTCCAGCCCAGCGGTGAGGTCAAGGCTGAAAATCCCATGGAGATCGTGAGCGAGTCCCAGGCCGCCAAGGTTATCGTCTCGGTGGAAGACGCCGTGCCTGCCATCTTCTGCGGCAAGATCAAAGGCCTCTCGGGCGTGTCCACCAAAAACTTCTCCTTCAAAAGAGAAGACTCCGTGCTTCAGGGCTATGACATCAATAGCCAAGGAGAAGAGCCCATGGGAAGCACAGAGCCCCTTAGGAAACCCGTCAAAAACAGGAGCATAAAGTTAAAGAAAGTGAACTCCCAGGAAATACACATGCTCCCGATCAAAAAACAACGGCTGGCCACCTTTTTTCCAAGAAAGTAa